One Candidatus Hydrogenedentota bacterium DNA window includes the following coding sequences:
- a CDS encoding trypsin-like serine protease, with amino-acid sequence MTRHFLLLSLLLALIPALNSAQGQEEITNSRRNAIVRAIEQVKSSVVTINVVEIHAEREQDPFSGMFDFYFRRPRVRGRLVEGLGTGFIIDQEGHILTNYHVIQNADRIVSVTLSDGSALDVDVVGADERTDIAVLKVIGNQELSFAPMGDSNDLYIGEWVIAIGNPFGTMISDPQPSVSVGVVSANHRRVSRQVGGGERLYQGMIQTDAAINPGNSGGPLVNASGEVIGINTMLFSQSGGDQGLGFAIPINRARRVAQEIIAYGRRRNPWFGFRGEALSSLNQSMLEKLDIHEESGVIVTEILRSSPAYQQGLDVGDVVIAVNGESVEHPLDIDFINWGLFIGDEVVLETRRNGKVGIVKFRVVELSAADKNV; translated from the coding sequence ATGACCCGGCATTTCTTGCTGCTCAGCCTGCTTTTGGCACTGATCCCCGCCCTGAATAGCGCCCAAGGCCAGGAGGAAATAACGAACTCTCGGCGCAACGCCATTGTGCGCGCCATCGAACAAGTCAAATCGTCGGTGGTCACCATTAACGTGGTGGAAATCCATGCAGAACGAGAACAAGATCCCTTTTCGGGTATGTTTGACTTTTACTTTCGCCGTCCCCGCGTACGCGGTCGTCTCGTCGAAGGATTGGGCACCGGCTTCATTATCGATCAGGAAGGTCATATCCTCACCAACTATCACGTCATACAAAATGCGGATCGTATCGTCTCCGTGACCCTCTCTGACGGCAGCGCCCTGGATGTGGATGTCGTCGGCGCCGACGAGCGAACCGATATCGCCGTATTAAAAGTGATCGGCAACCAAGAATTATCCTTTGCGCCCATGGGCGATTCCAACGACTTATATATCGGCGAATGGGTCATCGCCATTGGCAATCCCTTCGGCACCATGATCAGCGATCCCCAGCCCAGCGTCAGCGTGGGCGTTGTTTCCGCCAATCATCGCCGTGTCAGCCGTCAGGTAGGCGGCGGCGAAAGACTCTACCAAGGCATGATCCAGACCGATGCCGCCATCAATCCCGGCAACAGCGGCGGTCCGCTCGTCAATGCCTCCGGTGAAGTGATCGGCATCAACACCATGTTATTTTCGCAAAGCGGGGGCGACCAAGGCCTAGGCTTTGCCATCCCCATCAATCGCGCCCGCCGTGTTGCCCAAGAGATCATCGCCTATGGGAGACGGCGCAACCCGTGGTTCGGTTTTCGCGGCGAGGCGCTCAGCAGCCTCAACCAAAGCATGTTGGAAAAACTCGATATCCACGAAGAATCCGGTGTCATCGTCACCGAAATCCTGCGCTCGAGTCCCGCCTACCAACAAGGCTTGGACGTGGGGGATGTTGTCATAGCCGTGAATGGCGAAAGCGTCGAACATCCCCTAGACATTGATTTCATCAACTGGGGCCTATTTATAGGCGACGAAGTCGTCTTAGAAACGCGCCGTAACGGCAAAGTCGGAATCGTCAAATTCCGTGTCGTTGAGCTATCCGCCGCCGACAAAAATGTATAG
- a CDS encoding alpha/beta fold hydrolase produces the protein MVCAFVLAPLLFCGAPAAAIEEGEDHAVTASLEGGRYVEDIAFVARCDGTTQRYVCMYPGANPSEAYDGILIALHGHGSDRWQFIRDGRDECRAVRDVAAKRRLLLVSPDYRAKTSWMGPAAEADLVQIIEGLKASHDLEKVYLCGGSMGGTAVLIFAALHPDLTAGAASMNGTANLVEYDQFQDAIAASYGGSKCEVPEEYKKRSPELHAERVTMPVAVTAGALDEVVPAASVLRLAAHLEQMERAVLLVYDEAGGHQTCYKDAVRSLTFILAPPQD, from the coding sequence ATGGTCTGTGCTTTCGTCTTAGCGCCTCTGCTTTTTTGCGGTGCTCCGGCGGCGGCGATAGAGGAAGGCGAAGATCACGCCGTCACGGCAAGCTTGGAAGGGGGGCGATACGTGGAAGACATCGCTTTTGTTGCCCGCTGCGATGGGACAACACAGCGCTATGTGTGTATGTATCCGGGAGCGAATCCCTCCGAAGCGTACGACGGTATTTTGATCGCCTTGCACGGACACGGTTCAGACCGTTGGCAGTTCATCCGCGACGGTCGGGACGAATGCCGCGCTGTGCGCGATGTGGCGGCGAAGCGCCGGCTCCTGTTGGTCTCCCCCGATTATCGCGCCAAAACATCGTGGATGGGCCCTGCGGCGGAAGCGGATCTTGTCCAGATTATCGAAGGGCTGAAGGCAAGCCATGACTTGGAAAAGGTGTATCTCTGCGGCGGGTCCATGGGCGGCACGGCGGTCTTGATCTTTGCAGCCCTTCACCCCGATTTGACGGCAGGGGCAGCGTCCATGAACGGCACGGCAAACCTCGTAGAATATGATCAGTTTCAAGATGCCATTGCCGCATCTTACGGCGGCAGCAAGTGCGAGGTGCCGGAGGAATATAAGAAGCGCAGTCCTGAATTGCATGCGGAACGGGTGACCATGCCTGTGGCGGTGACGGCAGGCGCTTTGGATGAGGTGGTGCCTGCGGCGAGCGTTCTGAGGCTGGCGGCGCATTTGGAGCAGATGGAGCGGGCAGTGCTGCTTGTTTATGATGAAGCGGGCGGTCATCAGACCTGCTATAAGGACGCTGTCCGCAGCTTAACCTTTATCTTGGCGCCGCCGCAGGATTGA